One stretch of Pseudomonas fluorescens Q2-87 DNA includes these proteins:
- a CDS encoding hemagglutinin repeat-containing protein, whose protein sequence is MDDRQYAFLARQPSAALKTRDVFWGMPKRALAFLLANVMFWQPLWAQADGIVVSAPGTTLGQAGNGVPVVNIAKPNGSGLSHNQFKDYNVGSNGVILNNATNPAQSTQLGGIILGNPNLNGTAAKTILNEVNGGNPSQLRGYTEVAGQSAHVIVANPYGISCNGCGFINTPKATLTTGKPIIENGQLSRYQVDQGSVAIEGAGLNANNVDRFEIITRSAKINAEIQAKNLTIVAGRNDLNANTLNATARADDGSAKPELAIDSSALGGMYAGAIKLVGTEAGVGVKLDGKMVASGGDIQLDANGHLSLAQTAAAGAVDIDAKSLEARGQVYAGSRLRVKTQGDLTSQNNLVARDSIHLDSGGTLSNKGIIEAGVNADNSRNTTGDVTLSANQLNNSGKTIIASRDLKVTTTAALNNQGGTLSGRGKTTVTANVVDNRNKGRILGNSELHLNADQVLNSQGGLINSQGLLTANVGHLENNAGELSSLDSATLILGNLDNLTGLVMAGKNLDITNTGAINNRGGELSSQGIVTVRTASLDNSNKGTVAANGKLLVSATGAVNNADKGLLASRAAEVEFDAASLNNAKGTLQGEGLVTVDVSGNIDNQGGSIIAKDAKLSVFATNLDNRGGVLSSVKAALEARTTGVLKNGYDVNRQGGTIQAQGLSIRALAGLFNDGGRIAAQAGDVVVTNAAADINNRNGGMYATGKVWVTGRNLENSGGGQVSASRIDFDLSGALNNNAGIIESQDSLDILAASLSNQKGQLRTLGNNSTTAFNIGGLFDNSDGTLETASKDVDFDTGSVQNVGGKLLHTGLGLFGISQANLGQAGGQLMTYGNLTVKADRWTNSTAIQAGHLVVHVDQLTQTATGQLLSANSMEGRGSNWRVDGLIGSDGAIDLQLTGAYTGNGRLSSLGTLGLKAALINLEQNGSIAGGGSTTVVVDGVLNSYGRLTSAADMNVTAATINNYGTLGSAGVLGVSTGDLLNEHGLIFSGGNTSLRVNSLTNRYADIYSLGDLNIDRDGLGTRASRILNSSGTLQSDGNMRLAASMIDNVREVLTTHDAGIYTASIREVACIEGVNAGDCSGGKENHVWQIIQRDKFEVTAASAASSITTGGNLDIQGDTLTNRSSSIGVGGALSANLVSLNNIGIETGETETSRTFMSERTRSPGGWRAAANDFTNKYWVQSPGYNANDLGGLEAAMSRFIGMTERELPQFRTQTSTTDTQTYAAIIQAGGAVSVRTQGNADNSVVRGGYNYVGAGPRTDTQADNVFSTRVSVNRQLPPNLTQQQVDPLALPGFDLPTGQNGLFRMSGDASTTPTQGSGLTQVRGLPDSSFQTNPQKYLIETNPALTDMRRFMSSDYLLTNLGYDPDIAAKRLGDGFYEQRLIQQAVIARTGQRFLDGQTSDDGMFKYLMNNAIASKDALNLSLGVSLTAEQVAALTHDIVWMETRTVNNEQVLVPVLYLAQANNRLAANGALIQGSDVSLIAGKNLNNAGTLRASSNLRASAGDSLVNSGLMEAGGRLDALASNNLTNRAGGVIAGRDVSVVAVAGDLTNERTITTHASSTGSKTEQRGFVDSAARIEASHDLSAGAGRDIANVGGVLKSGNDTTLRAARNMNITAAEQVDSHTQGSKHRDQTIIQNGSSVTADRELKVTAGQDLRVVASNVIAQSTLALTAGRDIAIESEANESHRSSQSKKVKSSSDLVRQQASVIQSGGDLSAKAGQDLSLIASQMKGAKDVALDATRDINLLSATDEAAEFYSKKSKGSFGRSKSEQRESYHSTNVASVVEAGQDLTVNTSQAAGGGVTLDGGRNVTVIGSQLKAGNDLVVGATGDVAVLSGVEEHGSYSKKTKSGFLGLSKSGKSELKTTASQVASELEAGNDVVIAAGNDLRVRASETTAGNDVELRAGLVKDSGDINLVSANDTAYSRSEEYKKKNGLSVSGGFLSFASAKKAGREAQSSTSVGSQVKAERDAALQAERDINVVGSSVKAGGNVSLDAGRDVNVLAAQNSRSERDWEKNKQAGIGVSSDANGINFFAGADRTKEKNRLEQQTAAASQIIAGQNLAVNAKRDITQIGSDLEAFNDIDLTAGRNIKIDAAREMQLIEHQRESERNGASLSMNHNYGRTRDAVKGAGQGEDGVSKASSTLKAVDGVSQFVSGPTFDAKIGNSKQSTSQQFIEQTRRSSTLNAGNDLNIAANNDVQISGSQLISGRDINIKGRDVTLDAAKGSYAEETRERQSWGGIHGGTSGGFKLGVGGSNGIASGDSEQQTSTVTSLDAARDVNLQASNDLNLIGSQVKAQRDIDLRAANNLNIRAAQNDSGSDNTRKSGGGEVGLSVGSEGVGIYASVNLGRGNLEREAQRQQQAYLYAGNRLGFTSGKDTNIAGADLRGNEVIGRVGRDLNVSSVPDTGKVEGKEFDLSVTVTVGPGAGVSGSVGYGQTTGSTEWVEQQTRITGQDKVDIRTENHTQLDGALIASDTGKLKLDTGTLGFSDIAGKDKEHGYYLNVGGSYSKGGGGAQDGSQVGKGEKDKNGWSVEGWNYEKDRQQLVRATVGAGDVVVRNDAGTVADSTKGLNRDVDKAYEITRDDEHRTDLYVTKSSMTAALTPFETAKEWTKQLRSYDETAKKNFQQAGYDFNAAVNKIEAGLGRKMDAGASAMVGVDFAEATMEALIIGGLTRAQAMKTMSNPDFQERVLAEVGRLAGVDVKQVEAISKKVQVTPSDTGRPPALELDTSYVTEDDVERLSLAQDTLRTFSGINEYTAAHQDELQAISVVIAMAQGPKGLVQLAVINAASETAPGKALLEKTEQFSEAVGKEIADEIEDTTLDPKFETDKYLIGGGQFMASVLTGVLSKRKGVEERTSVSVMDGKGAKGASGSNEVLGGAHRDTSKPVNDNLDSHHCPARSCYTDAPISSVDGPAIKMDPNDHKFTASNGNSDAAKAYRAQQEELLKQGKLHEAIKMDVDDIRSKFGDKYDAAIEQMLKYSKSLNPEDFKPR, encoded by the coding sequence ATGGACGACCGCCAATACGCTTTCCTGGCCCGCCAGCCTTCCGCTGCCCTGAAAACCCGCGACGTATTCTGGGGCATGCCCAAGCGCGCCCTGGCGTTCCTGTTGGCCAACGTCATGTTCTGGCAACCGCTGTGGGCCCAGGCGGACGGCATCGTGGTCAGCGCGCCGGGCACTACGCTCGGTCAGGCAGGCAACGGCGTGCCTGTGGTCAATATCGCCAAGCCCAACGGCAGCGGTCTGTCCCACAACCAGTTCAAGGACTACAACGTCGGCAGCAACGGCGTGATCCTCAACAACGCGACCAACCCCGCCCAGTCCACACAACTGGGCGGGATTATCCTCGGCAACCCGAACCTCAACGGCACCGCCGCCAAGACCATCCTCAACGAAGTCAACGGCGGCAACCCTAGCCAACTGCGCGGCTACACCGAAGTGGCGGGGCAGTCGGCCCACGTCATCGTCGCCAACCCCTACGGCATCAGCTGCAACGGCTGCGGTTTTATCAACACGCCCAAAGCGACCCTGACCACGGGTAAACCGATTATCGAGAACGGCCAATTGAGCCGTTATCAGGTGGACCAGGGCAGCGTCGCCATCGAAGGCGCGGGCCTGAACGCGAACAACGTCGACCGTTTCGAAATCATCACCCGCAGCGCCAAGATCAACGCCGAGATTCAGGCGAAAAACCTGACCATCGTGGCCGGGCGCAATGACCTCAACGCCAATACCCTGAACGCCACCGCCCGTGCCGATGATGGCAGTGCGAAACCGGAGCTGGCTATCGACTCTTCGGCGTTGGGTGGTATGTACGCAGGCGCCATCAAGCTGGTGGGCACCGAGGCCGGGGTTGGGGTGAAGCTGGACGGCAAGATGGTTGCCAGCGGGGGGGATATCCAGCTCGATGCCAATGGGCATTTGAGTCTGGCGCAGACGGCGGCTGCCGGTGCCGTCGACATCGACGCCAAAAGCTTGGAAGCCCGCGGCCAGGTGTACGCCGGTAGCCGACTGAGGGTGAAGACCCAGGGCGACCTGACCAGCCAGAACAACCTGGTGGCGCGCGACAGCATTCACCTGGACAGCGGCGGCACGCTGAGCAACAAGGGGATTATCGAAGCCGGGGTCAATGCCGATAACAGCCGCAATACCACAGGTGATGTCACCCTCTCAGCCAATCAACTGAACAACAGCGGCAAAACCATCATTGCCAGCCGCGACCTGAAAGTCACGACCACCGCGGCGCTGAATAATCAGGGCGGTACGCTCAGTGGACGGGGCAAGACCACCGTCACGGCCAATGTTGTGGATAACCGCAATAAAGGCCGGATCCTGGGCAACTCCGAACTGCACCTGAATGCCGATCAAGTCCTCAACAGCCAGGGCGGCCTGATCAATAGCCAGGGCCTGCTGACGGCCAACGTGGGCCATCTGGAAAACAATGCCGGTGAACTGTCGAGCCTGGACAGCGCGACGCTGATCCTCGGCAACCTGGATAACCTGACCGGCCTGGTAATGGCCGGCAAGAACCTCGACATCACTAACACCGGCGCGATCAATAACCGGGGCGGCGAACTGTCCAGCCAAGGCATCGTGACTGTGCGCACCGCCAGCCTGGACAACAGCAACAAAGGCACCGTCGCCGCCAATGGCAAGCTGCTGGTCAGCGCCACCGGCGCGGTCAACAACGCCGATAAAGGCCTGCTCGCCAGCCGTGCTGCCGAGGTCGAGTTCGATGCTGCCAGTCTGAATAACGCCAAGGGCACGCTGCAAGGCGAAGGCCTGGTCACCGTGGATGTATCGGGCAACATCGATAACCAGGGCGGCAGCATCATCGCCAAGGACGCCAAGCTGAGTGTCTTCGCCACCAACCTGGACAACCGTGGCGGCGTGCTGTCCAGCGTCAAGGCCGCGCTGGAGGCACGCACCACCGGCGTGCTGAAAAACGGCTATGACGTGAACCGTCAGGGCGGCACGATCCAGGCTCAAGGACTCAGCATCCGAGCCTTGGCTGGGCTGTTCAACGACGGCGGGCGCATCGCTGCACAAGCTGGTGATGTCGTAGTCACCAACGCGGCGGCGGATATCAACAATCGCAACGGCGGGATGTATGCCACTGGCAAGGTCTGGGTCACTGGCCGGAATCTGGAAAACAGCGGCGGTGGGCAGGTCAGCGCCAGTCGTATCGACTTTGACCTTTCGGGTGCGCTGAACAACAACGCCGGCATCATCGAAAGCCAGGACAGCCTGGATATCCTTGCCGCCAGCCTGAGCAACCAGAAAGGCCAACTGCGTACCCTGGGCAATAACAGCACCACAGCGTTCAACATCGGTGGTCTGTTCGATAACAGCGACGGCACCCTCGAAACCGCCAGTAAGGATGTGGACTTCGACACCGGCAGCGTCCAGAACGTGGGTGGCAAGCTGCTGCACACCGGCCTGGGACTGTTTGGCATCAGCCAGGCCAACCTGGGCCAGGCGGGTGGGCAACTGATGACCTACGGCAACCTGACGGTGAAGGCTGACCGCTGGACCAACAGCACCGCGATCCAGGCCGGGCACCTGGTGGTTCATGTCGACCAGTTGACCCAGACGGCCACCGGCCAGTTGCTCAGCGCCAACAGCATGGAGGGCCGTGGCAGCAACTGGCGCGTCGACGGCCTGATCGGCAGCGATGGGGCCATCGACCTGCAACTGACCGGTGCCTATACAGGCAACGGCCGCTTGAGCAGTCTCGGCACCTTGGGCCTCAAGGCGGCGCTGATCAACCTGGAGCAAAACGGCAGTATCGCCGGCGGCGGCAGCACAACCGTCGTGGTCGATGGTGTCCTCAACAGCTACGGTCGCCTGACCTCGGCGGCGGACATGAACGTCACTGCCGCCACGATCAACAACTACGGCACCCTCGGCAGTGCCGGCGTGCTCGGCGTATCGACCGGCGATCTGCTCAACGAGCACGGATTGATTTTCAGCGGCGGCAATACCAGCCTGCGTGTCAACAGCCTGACCAACCGCTATGCCGATATCTACAGCCTCGGTGATCTGAACATCGATCGCGACGGCCTCGGCACGCGTGCCAGCCGCATCCTCAACAGCTCCGGCACGCTGCAAAGCGACGGCAACATGCGCCTGGCGGCCAGCATGATCGACAACGTCCGCGAGGTCTTGACCACCCACGATGCAGGCATCTACACCGCCTCGATCAGGGAAGTGGCCTGTATCGAAGGGGTCAACGCCGGCGACTGCAGCGGTGGCAAGGAAAACCACGTCTGGCAGATCATCCAGCGCGACAAGTTCGAAGTCACCGCGGCCAGCGCCGCCTCCAGCATCACCACTGGCGGCAACCTGGATATCCAGGGCGACACCCTGACCAACCGGAGCAGCAGCATCGGCGTTGGCGGTGCATTGAGCGCCAACCTCGTCAGCCTGAACAACATCGGCATCGAGACTGGCGAGACCGAAACCTCGCGCACCTTCATGTCCGAGCGCACGCGCAGCCCAGGCGGCTGGCGCGCCGCCGCCAATGACTTCACCAACAAATACTGGGTGCAGAGCCCAGGCTACAACGCCAATGACCTGGGTGGCCTCGAGGCAGCGATGAGCCGCTTCATCGGCATGACCGAACGTGAGCTCCCGCAGTTCCGCACCCAGACAAGTACTACCGATACCCAGACCTACGCCGCGATTATCCAGGCCGGCGGTGCGGTCAGCGTCCGCACCCAGGGCAACGCCGACAACAGCGTCGTGCGTGGCGGCTACAACTATGTCGGTGCCGGCCCGCGCACCGATACCCAGGCTGACAACGTTTTCTCCACCCGCGTCAGCGTCAATCGGCAACTGCCCCCGAACCTGACCCAGCAACAGGTCGATCCGCTGGCCTTGCCGGGCTTTGACTTGCCGACCGGGCAAAACGGCCTGTTCCGCATGAGCGGCGACGCCTCGACCACGCCGACTCAAGGCTCAGGCCTGACCCAAGTGCGCGGCCTGCCGGACAGCTCGTTCCAGACCAACCCGCAAAAGTACCTGATCGAAACCAACCCGGCGCTGACCGACATGCGCCGCTTCATGAGCTCGGACTACCTGCTGACGAACCTGGGCTACGACCCCGACATCGCCGCCAAGCGCCTGGGTGATGGCTTCTACGAACAGCGCCTGATCCAACAAGCCGTGATCGCCCGCACCGGTCAACGTTTCCTCGACGGCCAGACCTCCGACGACGGCATGTTCAAGTACCTAATGAACAACGCCATCGCCAGCAAGGACGCGCTGAACCTGTCCCTGGGCGTCAGCCTGACGGCCGAACAAGTCGCGGCCCTGACCCACGACATCGTCTGGATGGAAACCCGGACGGTGAACAACGAGCAGGTGCTGGTGCCGGTGCTCTACCTGGCCCAGGCCAACAATCGTCTGGCGGCCAATGGCGCGTTGATCCAGGGCTCAGATGTCAGCCTGATTGCGGGTAAGAATCTGAACAATGCGGGCACCTTGCGTGCGTCCAGCAACCTGAGGGCCTCGGCTGGCGACAGCTTGGTCAACAGTGGGTTGATGGAGGCGGGTGGTCGGCTGGATGCGTTGGCGAGTAATAACCTGACTAACAGGGCGGGTGGGGTTATTGCTGGGCGGGATGTCAGTGTTGTGGCCGTGGCCGGTGACTTGACCAACGAACGAACCATCACCACGCATGCCAGCAGCACCGGCTCCAAGACCGAACAACGTGGTTTTGTCGACAGTGCGGCGCGGATTGAGGCGAGTCATGATCTGAGCGCGGGCGCTGGGCGGGATATCGCCAATGTTGGTGGTGTGCTCAAGAGTGGTAACGACACCACATTGCGCGCTGCCCGAAATATGAACATCACCGCCGCCGAGCAGGTGGACAGCCATACGCAGGGCAGCAAACACCGGGATCAGACCATTATCCAGAATGGTTCTAGCGTTACGGCTGACCGCGAGCTGAAGGTAACGGCCGGGCAGGACCTGAGGGTCGTTGCGAGCAACGTTATCGCCCAGAGCACCCTGGCGCTGACGGCCGGGCGCGATATCGCCATCGAGTCCGAGGCCAACGAAAGCCATCGTTCGTCCCAGAGCAAAAAAGTCAAAAGCAGCAGCGACCTGGTGCGCCAGCAGGCTTCGGTTATCCAGTCGGGAGGCGACCTCAGCGCCAAGGCGGGGCAAGACCTGAGCCTCATAGCCAGCCAGATGAAAGGCGCCAAGGATGTTGCCCTCGACGCCACGCGCGATATCAATCTGTTGTCCGCAACGGACGAAGCTGCTGAGTTTTACTCGAAGAAAAGCAAAGGCTCTTTCGGGCGCAGCAAAAGCGAACAGCGGGAAAGTTACCACAGCACCAACGTCGCATCCGTGGTGGAGGCGGGGCAGGACCTGACGGTCAATACCAGCCAAGCCGCCGGTGGCGGTGTCACGCTGGATGGCGGTCGTAATGTCACCGTGATCGGCAGTCAGTTGAAAGCCGGCAATGACCTGGTCGTCGGTGCCACCGGTGATGTAGCAGTGCTCTCGGGTGTCGAGGAGCACGGTTCCTACAGCAAGAAAACAAAATCGGGTTTCCTCGGCTTGTCCAAGAGCGGCAAGAGCGAGTTGAAGACCACGGCCTCCCAGGTAGCCAGTGAGCTAGAGGCCGGCAACGACGTGGTTATCGCGGCGGGCAACGACTTGCGCGTGCGGGCCAGTGAGACCACTGCTGGCAATGATGTGGAACTGCGTGCGGGTCTGGTTAAGGACAGTGGCGACATTAACCTGGTCTCGGCCAACGATACGGCTTATAGCCGGAGTGAGGAGTACAAGAAGAAAAACGGGTTATCGGTGTCGGGTGGTTTCCTGTCCTTCGCATCAGCCAAGAAGGCCGGACGCGAAGCCCAAAGCAGCACTAGCGTGGGCAGCCAAGTGAAGGCCGAACGCGACGCCGCTTTGCAGGCCGAGCGCGACATCAACGTCGTTGGTAGCAGTGTTAAGGCCGGCGGCAACGTCAGCCTGGACGCCGGACGCGATGTGAATGTCCTGGCCGCGCAGAACAGCCGTTCCGAGCGGGACTGGGAAAAGAACAAACAAGCCGGGATCGGTGTGTCTTCGGACGCCAACGGCATCAATTTCTTCGCCGGTGCGGACCGTACCAAAGAGAAAAACCGGCTGGAGCAGCAAACCGCTGCGGCCAGTCAGATCATTGCCGGTCAAAACCTGGCCGTCAACGCCAAGCGAGATATCACCCAGATCGGCTCAGACCTTGAGGCGTTCAACGATATCGACTTGACGGCCGGTCGCAATATCAAGATCGACGCTGCCCGCGAAATGCAACTGATCGAGCATCAACGCGAGAGCGAACGAAACGGCGCCAGCCTGAGCATGAACCACAACTACGGCCGAACCCGCGATGCCGTCAAAGGTGCCGGCCAGGGCGAAGATGGTGTCAGCAAGGCTTCCAGTACGTTGAAGGCTGTGGACGGCGTTTCCCAATTTGTTTCAGGCCCTACGTTCGACGCCAAGATCGGTAACAGCAAGCAGAGCACCAGTCAGCAGTTCATTGAACAGACCCGTCGCTCGTCGACGCTGAACGCAGGTAACGATCTGAATATTGCTGCCAACAACGATGTTCAGATCAGCGGCAGCCAATTGATCTCCGGTCGCGATATCAATATCAAGGGACGCGATGTCACCCTCGATGCCGCCAAAGGCAGCTATGCCGAAGAGACTCGTGAGCGACAAAGTTGGGGCGGTATCCATGGTGGAACCAGCGGCGGCTTCAAGCTTGGCGTCGGTGGCAGCAATGGTATTGCCAGCGGCGACAGCGAACAGCAAACGTCGACGGTCACTTCTCTGGATGCGGCGCGGGACGTCAACCTGCAGGCGAGCAATGATCTGAACCTGATTGGCTCGCAGGTCAAGGCTCAGCGTGATATCGACCTGCGCGCAGCAAACAACCTGAACATTCGCGCCGCCCAGAACGACAGCGGCAGCGACAACACCCGCAAGAGCGGCGGCGGTGAGGTAGGCCTCAGCGTCGGCTCTGAAGGCGTCGGCATTTACGCCAGCGTCAATCTGGGCAGAGGCAACCTGGAGCGTGAAGCCCAGCGGCAACAACAGGCCTATCTGTACGCAGGTAATCGCCTGGGCTTCACCAGCGGCAAAGACACGAATATCGCCGGTGCGGACCTGCGCGGCAATGAAGTCATCGGCCGGGTTGGCCGCGACCTCAATGTCTCGTCGGTGCCTGATACGGGCAAGGTCGAAGGCAAGGAATTCGACCTCAGCGTGACGGTGACCGTGGGGCCGGGAGCGGGTGTCAGTGGTTCGGTCGGCTATGGCCAGACCACTGGCTCGACCGAATGGGTCGAGCAACAGACTCGCATCACCGGGCAGGACAAGGTCGACATCCGTACCGAAAACCACACCCAGCTCGACGGGGCGCTTATCGCTTCGGATACCGGCAAGCTCAAACTCGACACCGGCACGCTGGGCTTCAGCGATATCGCAGGCAAGGACAAGGAGCATGGCTATTACCTGAACGTCGGTGGCAGCTACTCCAAGGGGGGCGGCGGAGCCCAGGACGGTAGCCAGGTCGGCAAGGGCGAAAAGGACAAGAACGGCTGGAGTGTCGAAGGCTGGAACTATGAGAAGGACCGCCAGCAGCTCGTACGGGCCACCGTGGGGGCGGGCGACGTCGTGGTGCGCAATGACGCCGGGACCGTAGCCGATTCGACCAAAGGCCTGAACCGCGACGTCGACAAGGCCTACGAAATCACCCGGGACGATGAACACCGTACAGACCTGTACGTGACCAAGTCTTCTATGACGGCAGCTCTTACGCCGTTTGAAACCGCCAAGGAGTGGACCAAGCAACTCCGCAGTTACGACGAGACGGCCAAGAAAAACTTCCAGCAAGCCGGCTACGACTTCAATGCGGCGGTCAACAAGATCGAGGCAGGGTTGGGGCGGAAAATGGATGCGGGTGCCTCGGCGATGGTGGGCGTCGATTTCGCCGAAGCGACTATGGAGGCGTTGATCATCGGTGGTCTTACGCGTGCTCAGGCCATGAAGACCATGAGTAACCCGGACTTCCAAGAGCGGGTGCTGGCTGAGGTAGGCCGGCTCGCTGGTGTGGATGTTAAGCAGGTCGAGGCTATTAGCAAGAAAGTTCAGGTAACCCCGTCTGACACAGGGCGCCCACCGGCTTTGGAACTCGATACCTCTTATGTCACTGAGGACGATGTCGAGAGGTTGAGTCTTGCCCAAGATACCTTACGGACATTTTCGGGTATCAATGAGTACACCGCTGCGCATCAGGATGAGCTGCAAGCGATCTCGGTGGTGATTGCTATGGCACAAGGTCCCAAAGGGCTTGTGCAATTGGCGGTCATCAACGCGGCCTCTGAAACCGCGCCGGGCAAAGCACTGCTTGAGAAAACCGAACAATTCAGCGAAGCCGTAGGGAAAGAAATCGCGGATGAGATAGAAGATACTACGCTTGATCCAAAGTTCGAAACGGACAAGTACCTGATCGGCGGCGGTCAGTTCATGGCCTCAGTGTTGACAGGGGTGCTTTCGAAACGTAAAGGTGTGGAGGAGCGTACTTCTGTTTCGGTGATGGATGGGAAAGGGGCAAAAGGTGCATCAGGTTCAAACGAGGTTTTGGGTGGAGCGCATCGCGATACATCGAAACCTGTAAACGACAATCTTGACTCTCATCATTGTCCTGCAAGATCCTGTTATACGGATGCTCCGATCAGTTCTGTTGATGGTCCTGCGATAAAAATGGACCCAAATGACCACAAGTTTACTGCTAGCAATGGAAATTCAGATGCTGCAAAAGCTTATAGAGCGCAGCAAGAGGAATTGCTAAAACAAGGGAAGCTTCATGAAGCTATAAAAATGGATGTCGACGATATACGAAGTAAGTTTGGTGATAAATACGACGCGGCTATTGAGCAAATGTTAAAGTATTCAAAAAGTCTTAATCCTGAAGATTTTAAACCGAGGTAG
- the tnpA gene encoding IS66-like element accessory protein TnpA, with the protein MPQERRSYSKSFKAQVIAECAQPDTSIANVALTHNLNANLVHKWIRVHAQKTLALQTAFIPVKAAPAVHQVLSATIRIEVPHSKGVVVVSWPTENAASCSAFLRDLLR; encoded by the coding sequence ATGCCACAAGAACGTCGTTCCTATTCCAAATCCTTCAAGGCCCAAGTCATTGCCGAATGTGCGCAGCCTGACACCTCGATTGCCAATGTCGCTTTGACCCACAACCTCAACGCCAATCTAGTCCATAAATGGATTCGGGTGCATGCGCAGAAAACTCTGGCGCTGCAAACCGCCTTCATCCCGGTCAAGGCAGCGCCAGCGGTGCATCAAGTCCTTTCTGCCACGATTAGGATCGAAGTGCCTCATTCAAAAGGCGTAGTTGTGGTGAGTTGGCCGACAGAAAATGCAGCGTCGTGTTCCGCTTTCCTACGAGACCTGCTTCGATGA
- the tnpB gene encoding IS66 family insertion sequence element accessory protein TnpB (TnpB, as the term is used for proteins encoded by IS66 family insertion elements, is considered an accessory protein, since TnpC, encoded by a neighboring gene, is a DDE family transposase.) → MIRVDSIWLATEPMDMRAGTETALARVVAVFGAAKPHCAYLFANRRANRMKVLVHDGVGIWLAARRLNQGRFFWPGVRHGSEVELDAEQLQALVLGLPWQRVGAGGIISML, encoded by the coding sequence ATGATCCGCGTCGACTCCATCTGGCTCGCCACCGAGCCCATGGACATGCGCGCCGGCACTGAAACCGCGCTGGCGCGAGTTGTCGCGGTGTTCGGTGCGGCGAAGCCGCACTGTGCCTATCTGTTCGCCAACCGCCGCGCCAATCGCATGAAAGTGCTGGTGCATGACGGCGTGGGGATTTGGCTTGCCGCCCGGCGTTTGAATCAAGGACGCTTCTTCTGGCCGGGTGTGCGACACGGCTCAGAAGTTGAGTTGGATGCCGAGCAACTTCAGGCCCTGGTGCTCGGTTTACCTTGGCAGCGCGTCGGTGCAGGCGGAATCATCTCGATGCTTTAA